The Microcystis aeruginosa NIES-843 sequence CATAAATCGACTAAATCCTTATCTGGCAAGAGACTTAATTGATTAGTTCGTTCTAGAGCAAAAACAACTGACAAAAATCGCTAAATGTTTTTCTCCATAAGGGTTTCATTCCTTATAACCCCGTCCATTGCATAACACAAACCGAAGAACCTAGAGTGTTAAGTGAGCAGTATATGGATGACAACAACAGTGCTGTCTTTTCACTGATTACTGTTTACTGTTCACTGATAACTGACCAAATCTCCCCACTTCCTCACTTCCCCAACAGCATAAATCAAGTTTTGTATCAAAAATTTGCTAATTTTGCTGTTATGTGCTATACAATTACGCCACAAAACAGGATAGAAAAACGAGATTTTCTTAATTACCAGACATTTTCTCAAATTTTATGGCAACTCTCCCAGAGTCAAATTATCCTGAAAGAAATCCTCTCCTAGAAAATCCGACAAGACTCAGAGAAATTGTAGCCATTAATGCTTTTATCCTTGTATTAGGACTTCGATAATGAAAGAATTGGAGCGATACTATAAAGTTTTAGGGTTAGATCATGGGGCATCTCTCGACGAGATCAATCAAGCCTACAAAGATTTGGTGTTTATTTGGCATCCCGATCGCATTCCCAAAGATAATCAGCGTCTTTTGGAAAAAGCCACCGCTAAACTGCAAGAAATTAACCACGCTAGGGAACAATTGCGGCAAATTCATCAAAATTCTCCTAAACGCTCCAATTACCCCCCTAAAACTGAAAAACAGCCCGCCCACGCCTATAAAACTGCGTCCCCCTATCAGCCTCACCCTAGCCAACCCGGCCAAAATTCCCAAACCCACAGCCATAAAACCCACAGTCAACAAACCCACAGTCAACAAACCCACAGTCAACACAGCCACTCCCAGAATAACCATCAGGTCCACAATCATGCCGCCTGGCGCCCTCACTATCGGGATTTAAACGGAGCCGATTTACAGGGAGCTAACCTGAAGGAAAAAGATTTCTCTAGTCGCAGTCTCATCGGGGCAGATTTAAGCCATGCCGACTTAAGCGATAGCTTCCTGCACAAAGTTA is a genomic window containing:
- a CDS encoding pentapeptide repeat-containing protein; this encodes MKELERYYKVLGLDHGASLDEINQAYKDLVFIWHPDRIPKDNQRLLEKATAKLQEINHAREQLRQIHQNSPKRSNYPPKTEKQPAHAYKTASPYQPHPSQPGQNSQTHSHKTHSQQTHSQQTHSQHSHSQNNHQVHNHAAWRPHYRDLNGADLQGANLKEKDFSSRSLIGADLSHADLSDSFLHKVNLEKANLYKANLFRANLLEANLKGANLQEANLIGADLSGADLSAADLRGAKIGFGKRIMVKLTGAILTGTILPDGSIHQ